From Streptomyces sp. NBC_01754, a single genomic window includes:
- a CDS encoding TetR/AcrR family transcriptional regulator, which produces MTTRVRRRMGVDERGAQLIGVALELFAHRSPDEVSIDEIAAAAGISRPLVHHYFPGKQSLYEAALGRAADELAGRFAEAHEGPLGARLLRVMVRFFDFVEEHGPGFSALLRGGPPSGSSTADAVIDGVREAAYGQILSHLQVVSPPPARLELLVRSWVSLAESTALLWLDGRRVPRAELESQLVQDFAALAWVSAAHDRDMAAIVLRVFSREPPDGPFGDLLGRLSALAPSAAPAVPPRRTASSSDLTRSAAPSDRAPEGQGSSDARPR; this is translated from the coding sequence ATGACGACCCGGGTGCGGCGCAGGATGGGCGTCGACGAGCGCGGGGCCCAGCTGATCGGCGTCGCCCTGGAGTTGTTCGCCCACCGCTCGCCCGACGAGGTGTCGATCGACGAGATCGCGGCCGCGGCGGGCATCTCGCGGCCGCTGGTCCACCACTACTTCCCCGGGAAGCAGAGCCTGTACGAGGCGGCGCTCGGCCGGGCCGCCGACGAGCTGGCGGGACGGTTCGCGGAGGCCCACGAAGGGCCCCTGGGGGCACGGCTGCTGCGGGTGATGGTCCGGTTCTTCGACTTCGTCGAGGAGCACGGGCCGGGCTTCTCCGCGTTGCTGCGCGGCGGTCCCCCGAGCGGGTCGTCGACCGCCGACGCGGTGATCGACGGGGTGCGGGAGGCCGCGTACGGGCAGATCCTGTCCCACCTCCAGGTGGTGTCGCCGCCGCCCGCTCGGCTGGAACTCCTGGTCCGTTCCTGGGTGTCGCTTGCCGAGTCGACGGCGCTGCTCTGGCTGGACGGGCGGCGCGTGCCGCGGGCGGAGCTGGAGTCGCAGCTGGTGCAGGACTTCGCCGCGCTGGCCTGGGTGAGCGCCGCCCACGACCGGGATATGGCCGCCATCGTGCTGCGGGTCTTCTCGCGGGAGCCGCCGGACGGCCCGTTCGGCGACCTGCTCGGCCGGCTCTCCGCCCTCGCGCCGTCCGCCGCCCCGGCCGTGCCACCACGGCGGACGGCCTCGTCATCGGATCTGACCAGATCTGCGGCGCCGTCGGATCGGGCCCCGGAAGGTCAGGGTTCGTCGGACGCCCGCCCGCGTTGA
- a CDS encoding mycothiol-dependent nitroreductase Rv2466c family protein encodes MTGTTTEAGWSVDFWLDPACPLTRHTARWIAQVADQVALQVRWWVMSLAVLNEHRDDDPEGDPHGYLWIPARVAAAVQTEHGHTALGTFYAALWTEPDGTEREWIGDIDEALRRSGLPTALGEAGTATDYDQALRASHHAGVDRIDARIGTPVLAVTTPDDTRRAFFGPVLDATPARADAVRLWEATLLMAGVSAFRELKA; translated from the coding sequence ATGACCGGCACGACCACCGAGGCGGGCTGGAGCGTCGACTTCTGGCTCGACCCGGCCTGCCCGCTCACCCGCCACACCGCACGCTGGATCGCCCAGGTCGCCGACCAGGTGGCGCTCCAGGTGCGCTGGTGGGTGATGAGCCTGGCGGTGCTCAACGAGCATCGCGACGACGACCCCGAAGGCGACCCGCACGGCTATCTGTGGATTCCCGCCCGCGTCGCGGCGGCCGTCCAGACCGAGCACGGACATACCGCACTCGGCACGTTCTACGCCGCACTGTGGACCGAGCCTGACGGCACCGAGCGCGAGTGGATCGGCGACATCGACGAAGCCCTACGCCGCAGCGGACTGCCCACCGCGCTCGGCGAGGCCGGTACCGCCACCGACTACGACCAGGCACTGCGCGCCTCGCACCACGCCGGCGTCGACCGGATCGACGCCCGGATCGGTACCCCCGTCCTGGCCGTCACCACACCCGACGACACCCGACGAGCGTTCTTCGGCCCCGTCCTCGACGCCACCCCCGCGCGAGCGGACGCCGTCCGCCTCTGGGAAGCCACCCTGCTGATGGCCGGCGTCTCGGCATTCCGCGAACTCAAGGCGTGA
- a CDS encoding TetR/AcrR family transcriptional regulator, with translation MSAKQTSSARNRTERAIVTAAVRVWARDRTATLPQVAEAAEVGRTTLHRYFPERDGLLRAATEHALEAIGGAIVEADPGKGHPLDAMRRVIAALASASDAIMFVFGDQSLVRDVAPTLEPDLPAPHDPVLDLIRRGQAEGVLDDQLSAEWIQQVLWGVTYTAFEQVERGALAKFDVTATVTRTLEQGVTTTAGARPGSEPRP, from the coding sequence ATGAGTGCGAAGCAGACCTCCAGTGCCCGGAACCGAACTGAACGGGCCATTGTGACTGCCGCGGTGCGTGTCTGGGCGCGCGACCGGACAGCCACGTTGCCCCAGGTCGCCGAGGCCGCGGAGGTCGGCCGCACGACCCTGCACCGCTACTTCCCGGAACGCGACGGTCTGCTGCGCGCCGCCACCGAGCACGCTCTGGAAGCCATCGGTGGCGCCATCGTCGAAGCGGACCCCGGCAAAGGACACCCGCTTGACGCCATGCGCCGTGTGATCGCGGCCCTGGCCTCGGCAAGCGATGCGATCATGTTCGTCTTCGGTGACCAGTCCCTGGTGCGCGATGTCGCCCCCACCCTCGAGCCTGACCTTCCGGCACCGCACGACCCGGTGCTCGACCTCATCCGCCGCGGACAGGCCGAGGGCGTCCTCGACGACCAGCTCAGCGCCGAATGGATCCAGCAAGTCCTCTGGGGAGTGACCTACACCGCCTTCGAACAGGTCGAACGGGGTGCCCTCGCCAAGTTCGACGTCACCGCGACCGTGACCCGCACCCTGGAACAGGGGGTCACCACCACGGCTGGCGCACGTCCGGGATCGGAACCGAGGCCATGA
- a CDS encoding ATP-binding cassette domain-containing protein — protein sequence MSAEKIIRAEGLRRTFKVGKGTIEAVRDVSFDVAPGELLALLGPNGAGKSTTLRMLTTLLPPTAGRVHIAGFDVAREPGRVRAAIGYVGQKNACGENHRVREELITQARCHGLRLRDARRRADEVLELLDISDLAARVPGSLSGGQRRRVDIALGLIHDPSVLLLDEPTTGLDPHSRAALWDQIRHLRSEHGITTLLTTHYLDEADKTAERIVIVDQGRVVADGTAAALKAGLAGDRIHITTPDTDSARAAARLAGQMAGACEVTAEGRTVHVRIADADAALPAYLRLLHHHAITVTHAGMRRPSLDDVFVHLTGRRLEDTGHAYETTGTEPIGAAHA from the coding sequence ATGAGTGCGGAGAAGATAATTCGGGCCGAGGGTCTGCGTCGAACCTTCAAGGTGGGCAAGGGGACGATCGAGGCGGTGCGCGACGTCAGTTTCGATGTCGCGCCCGGTGAGCTGCTGGCGCTGCTCGGGCCGAACGGTGCGGGCAAGTCCACCACCTTGAGGATGCTGACCACGCTGCTGCCGCCCACTGCGGGCCGCGTGCACATCGCAGGCTTCGACGTGGCGCGCGAACCGGGCCGGGTGCGTGCGGCGATCGGATACGTGGGACAGAAGAACGCCTGCGGGGAGAACCACCGCGTCCGTGAGGAGCTCATCACTCAGGCGCGCTGCCACGGTCTCCGGCTCCGTGACGCGCGGCGCCGGGCCGACGAGGTCCTGGAGCTCCTGGACATCAGCGACCTCGCCGCCCGCGTCCCCGGAAGTCTCTCGGGCGGGCAGCGACGGCGCGTGGACATCGCCCTCGGGCTCATACACGACCCGAGCGTGCTCCTCCTCGACGAACCCACCACCGGCCTCGATCCCCATAGCCGCGCCGCCCTGTGGGATCAGATCCGACACCTGCGCAGCGAGCACGGCATCACGACCCTGCTGACCACCCACTACCTCGACGAAGCCGACAAGACGGCCGAGCGGATCGTCATCGTCGATCAAGGGCGGGTCGTCGCCGACGGCACCGCGGCCGCTCTCAAGGCCGGCCTGGCCGGCGACCGGATACACATCACCACACCGGACACCGACTCGGCACGTGCCGCCGCACGCCTGGCCGGTCAGATGGCAGGCGCGTGCGAGGTCACGGCCGAAGGGCGGACCGTGCACGTCCGGATCGCCGATGCCGACGCCGCGCTACCTGCCTACCTGCGGCTGCTGCACCACCACGCGATCACGGTCACGCACGCCGGCATGCGCCGACCGTCGCTCGACGACGTCTTCGTCCACCTCACCGGCCGCAGGCTCGAAGACACCGGCCACGCCTACGAGACCACCGGCACCGAACCGATCGGAGCAGCCCATGCCTAA
- a CDS encoding ABC transporter permease, producing the protein MPKLLHDTATVFSREITPELRSPVSIVLAMGQPLLFLVLFGSMLVGTEAGSEAGLGAGTGAGTGDVWQWFVPGILVMMCLMGPLSAGHSMLKELAGGQMERFLVTPVSRTSLILGRTAKDTATLFAQAVLITAVAIPLGMELHLTGVLAAMVLLIVMAVGLSALSYILAIASLPSGNLFWMVTQMLVFPLTLLSGILLPVDTAPGWLSTAAMVNPVTYVVDAARALFAGDFLDVSVLHGALAATVIATIGPALSARAMKRGL; encoded by the coding sequence ATGCCTAAGCTCCTCCACGACACCGCCACGGTCTTCTCCCGCGAGATCACGCCCGAGCTACGCTCCCCGGTCAGCATCGTCCTCGCCATGGGACAGCCTTTGCTGTTCCTCGTCCTGTTCGGCTCGATGCTCGTCGGCACCGAAGCCGGCTCCGAAGCCGGCCTCGGAGCCGGTACCGGAGCCGGTACCGGCGACGTCTGGCAGTGGTTCGTCCCCGGCATCCTCGTGATGATGTGCCTCATGGGGCCGCTCTCGGCCGGTCACAGCATGCTCAAGGAACTGGCCGGGGGACAGATGGAACGCTTCCTCGTCACCCCCGTCAGCCGCACGTCACTCATCCTCGGACGCACCGCCAAGGACACCGCCACCCTGTTCGCCCAGGCGGTCCTCATCACCGCCGTCGCCATCCCGCTGGGCATGGAACTCCACCTGACCGGCGTCCTGGCCGCCATGGTGCTGCTGATCGTCATGGCGGTCGGACTCAGTGCCCTGTCCTACATCCTGGCCATCGCCTCACTGCCCAGCGGCAACCTGTTCTGGATGGTCACCCAGATGCTGGTCTTCCCGCTCACGCTGCTCTCCGGCATCCTCCTGCCGGTCGACACCGCACCGGGATGGCTGAGCACGGCCGCCATGGTCAACCCCGTCACGTACGTCGTCGACGCCGCCCGTGCCCTGTTCGCCGGCGACTTCCTCGACGTCTCCGTGCTCCACGGTGCCCTCGCCGCAACGGTGATCGCCACCATCGGGCCGGCCCTCTCCGCCCGTGCCATGAAACGCGGCCTCTGA
- the pulA gene encoding pullulanase-type alpha-1,6-glucosidase, translating to MSRTTLRRGAAAVLCAALLPVVPAAASASAAPRPPSPPSDAKLAREPSRHDLTREQFYFVLPDRFANGDTSNDRGGLKGSRLETGFDPTDKGFYQGGDLKGLTQRLDYIKGLGTTAIWLAPIFKNRPVQGTGKDASAGYHGYWITDFTQVDPHFGTDADLTKLIDKAHGKGMKVFFDVITNHTADTVDYAEKEYGYKSKGAYPYLDTDGRPFDDSDGMRKVDAASFPYTPVTTGKKVPAWLDDPTMYHNRGDSTYAGESTGYGDFSGLDDLWTERPEVVSGMEKIYEKWVRDFDIDGFRVDTVKHVDLDFWTQWATALDAYAAKRGRDDFFMFGEVYSADTAITSPYVTRGRLDATLDFPFQEAARQYASQGAPASKLAAVYGDDYRYTTDKANAYEQVTFLGNHDMGRIGTFLKQDNPEAGDAELLARARLANELMFLGRGNPVIYYGDEQGYTGAGGDKDARQPLFASKTADYLDDDQLGTDRTHASDAYDTNHPLYRLTAALSKLTRDHPALRDGTQTERCSKGSVYAFSRTDAKRPYEYLVATNNSTAPRTVELTTESAGMNFRTLYGGSGAVRSGADKKVRVTVPALSSIVLRADKQLPTPAAKPSLTLRAPAAGATGTVEITADVSGGGLNRVVFAAQSGNGTWRTLGTADHAPYKVTQYLDGSVKAGTPLRYKAVVVDRAGRTASALASTTAGQAPPEPKPVAVERDTAVVHYKRADGDYDGWQLKSGDGSADFTGRDAFGAFAWIDLDEGASTVPYTVERNGTADGPERTVDLAETGQVWIEQGDGGQATEAPEGADPPQDTSKAVLHHHRADGDYDGWGLHTWNGAADPTDWAEPLRPVSTDAFGATFEVPLTDGATSLSYILHKGDEKDVSSDQSLDLATYGHEVWMLGGKPGYLLPQTGGVPAPDLTKAEAQWIDADTVVWKVKATAATSQQLVYAGNGGISVVDGALSDEGRWLRLGTTELTAAQKAKYPHLAEYPAFTVDPRDRDRVRASLRGQLIATQRAANGALLAATGVQTAGVLDDLYGKAASKAALGPVFRKGTPALSLWAPTARTVALELDGRTVPMRRDDRTGVWSVTGKKNWTGKPYRYVVDVWAPTVGKTVTNKVTDPYSTALTTDSARSLVVDLTDPKLAPRGWSALKKPAAVPLRDAQIQELHIRDFSVTDPTSRHPGEYLAFTDTRSDGMKHLKELADSGTSHVHLLPAFDIGTIPEKKPDRKKPACDLPAYAPDSPEQQACIAESAAEDAYNWGYDPLHYTVPEGSYASDPNGTKRTVEFRRMVQGLNGAGLRTVMDVVYNHTVASGQDDKSVLDRIVPGYYQRLLEDGTVATSTCCADTATENTMMGKLVVDSVVTWAKEYKVDGFRFDLMGHHPKANILAVRKALDALTPAKDGVDGKKIVLYGEGWNFGEVADDARFVQATQENMAGTGIATFSDRARDAVRGGGPFDEDPGVQGFASGLHTDPNTSPANGTAAEQKTRLLHYQDLIKVGLTGNLADFTFTDTRGRTVKGSAVDYNGAPAGYAAAPGDALAYADAHDNETLYDALAFKLPAATTAADRARMQVLAMATATLSQGPSLSQAGTDLLRSKSLDRNSYDSGDWFNALHWDCRKGNGFGRGLPPAADNQDKWSYGKPLLASDALRPGCAEITGTSAAYQDLLTIRTTEKDFGLATAAQVQKALSFPLSGTKETPGVITMRLGKLVVVLNATPGVQSQRVPELAGTRYALHPVQASGADRTVKKAAYDRAKGGFTVPGRTVAVFTRG from the coding sequence GTGTCCCGAACCACCCTGAGGCGGGGAGCCGCCGCCGTGCTGTGCGCGGCCCTGCTGCCCGTCGTGCCGGCGGCGGCCTCCGCGTCCGCCGCGCCCAGACCACCGTCACCGCCCTCGGACGCGAAGCTCGCCAGGGAACCCTCCCGGCACGACCTGACCCGCGAACAGTTCTACTTCGTGCTGCCGGACCGGTTCGCCAACGGCGACACGTCCAACGACCGGGGCGGGCTGAAGGGCTCGCGGCTGGAGACCGGCTTCGACCCCACAGACAAGGGCTTCTACCAGGGCGGTGACCTCAAGGGCCTCACCCAGCGGCTCGACTACATCAAGGGCCTGGGCACCACCGCCATCTGGCTCGCCCCGATCTTCAAGAACCGGCCCGTCCAGGGCACCGGTAAGGACGCCTCGGCGGGCTACCACGGGTACTGGATCACCGACTTCACCCAGGTCGACCCCCACTTCGGTACCGACGCCGACCTGACGAAGCTGATCGACAAGGCCCACGGCAAAGGGATGAAGGTCTTCTTCGACGTCATCACCAACCACACCGCCGACACCGTGGACTACGCCGAGAAGGAGTACGGCTACAAGTCCAAGGGTGCCTACCCCTACCTCGACACGGACGGCCGCCCCTTCGACGACAGCGACGGCATGAGGAAGGTGGACGCCGCCTCCTTCCCGTACACCCCGGTCACCACGGGCAAGAAGGTCCCCGCCTGGCTCGACGACCCCACGATGTACCACAACCGAGGCGACTCCACCTACGCCGGCGAGTCGACCGGGTACGGCGACTTCTCCGGCCTGGACGACCTGTGGACCGAGCGCCCCGAGGTCGTCTCCGGCATGGAGAAGATCTACGAGAAGTGGGTCCGCGACTTCGACATCGACGGCTTCCGCGTCGACACCGTCAAACACGTCGACCTCGACTTCTGGACCCAGTGGGCGACCGCCCTCGACGCCTACGCCGCCAAGCGCGGCCGCGACGACTTCTTCATGTTCGGTGAGGTCTACTCCGCCGACACCGCGATCACCTCGCCCTACGTCACCCGGGGCCGGCTCGACGCGACGCTCGACTTCCCCTTCCAGGAAGCCGCCCGGCAGTACGCCTCCCAGGGCGCCCCGGCCTCGAAGCTCGCCGCCGTCTACGGGGACGACTACCGCTACACCACGGACAAGGCCAACGCCTACGAGCAGGTCACCTTCCTCGGCAACCACGACATGGGCCGCATCGGCACGTTCCTGAAGCAGGACAACCCGGAGGCCGGTGACGCCGAACTCCTCGCCCGCGCCCGCCTCGCCAACGAACTGATGTTCCTCGGCCGCGGCAACCCGGTGATCTACTACGGCGACGAGCAGGGCTACACCGGAGCGGGCGGCGACAAGGACGCCCGCCAGCCCCTCTTCGCCTCGAAGACCGCCGACTACCTCGACGACGACCAGCTCGGCACCGACCGCACCCACGCCTCGGACGCGTACGACACGAACCATCCGCTGTACCGGTTGACAGCCGCCCTGTCGAAGCTCACCCGGGACCATCCCGCACTCCGCGACGGCACCCAGACCGAGCGCTGTTCCAAGGGCTCCGTGTACGCCTTCTCGCGTACGGACGCCAAGCGGCCCTACGAGTACCTCGTCGCCACCAACAACTCCACCGCGCCGAGGACGGTCGAGCTGACCACCGAGTCGGCCGGCATGAACTTCCGTACGCTGTACGGCGGTTCCGGCGCCGTCCGCAGCGGCGCCGACAAGAAGGTCCGGGTCACCGTGCCCGCCCTCTCCAGCATCGTGCTGCGCGCCGACAAGCAGCTCCCCACCCCCGCGGCCAAGCCCTCGCTCACACTGCGGGCACCCGCCGCCGGGGCCACCGGCACCGTCGAGATCACCGCCGACGTGAGCGGCGGCGGGCTGAACCGCGTCGTGTTCGCCGCGCAGAGCGGCAACGGCACCTGGCGCACGCTCGGCACCGCCGACCACGCCCCGTACAAGGTCACCCAGTACCTGGACGGTTCGGTGAAGGCCGGGACGCCGCTGCGCTACAAGGCCGTGGTGGTCGACCGGGCCGGGCGCACCGCGAGTGCCCTCGCCTCCACCACCGCGGGCCAGGCGCCGCCCGAGCCGAAGCCCGTCGCCGTGGAACGGGACACGGCCGTCGTCCACTACAAGCGGGCGGACGGCGACTACGACGGCTGGCAGCTGAAGTCCGGCGACGGGAGCGCGGACTTCACCGGCCGTGACGCCTTCGGCGCCTTCGCCTGGATCGACCTCGACGAGGGCGCCTCCACCGTCCCGTACACCGTCGAGAGGAACGGCACCGCCGACGGCCCCGAGCGCACCGTCGACCTCGCGGAGACCGGTCAGGTCTGGATCGAGCAGGGCGACGGCGGCCAGGCCACCGAGGCACCCGAAGGCGCCGACCCGCCGCAGGACACCTCCAAGGCCGTCCTGCACCACCACCGGGCCGACGGCGACTACGACGGCTGGGGCCTGCACACCTGGAACGGCGCCGCCGACCCCACCGACTGGGCCGAACCCCTCCGGCCGGTGAGCACCGACGCCTTCGGGGCCACCTTCGAGGTGCCGCTCACCGACGGCGCCACCTCGCTCAGCTACATCCTCCACAAGGGCGACGAGAAGGACGTGTCCAGCGACCAGTCCCTGGACCTCGCCACCTACGGGCACGAGGTGTGGATGCTCGGCGGGAAGCCGGGATACCTGCTGCCCCAGACCGGAGGCGTCCCCGCGCCCGACCTCACCAAGGCCGAGGCCCAGTGGATCGACGCGGACACCGTCGTCTGGAAGGTGAAGGCGACCGCCGCCACCAGCCAGCAGCTGGTGTACGCGGGGAACGGCGGGATCTCCGTCGTGGACGGGGCACTGAGCGACGAGGGCCGGTGGCTCCGGCTCGGTACCACCGAGCTGACCGCCGCCCAGAAGGCGAAGTACCCCCACCTGGCCGAGTACCCCGCCTTCACCGTCGATCCCCGCGACCGGGACAGGGTCCGCGCGTCCCTGCGCGGCCAGCTGATCGCCACCCAGCGCGCCGCCAACGGCGCCCTGCTCGCCGCCACCGGCGTCCAGACCGCGGGTGTGCTGGACGACCTGTACGGGAAGGCCGCGAGCAAGGCCGCGCTCGGCCCGGTCTTCCGCAAGGGCACCCCGGCCCTCTCCCTCTGGGCGCCCACCGCCCGTACCGTCGCCCTCGAGCTCGACGGCCGTACCGTCCCGATGCGGCGCGACGACCGCACCGGCGTCTGGTCCGTCACCGGCAAGAAGAACTGGACGGGCAAGCCCTACCGGTACGTCGTGGACGTCTGGGCGCCCACCGTGGGCAAGACGGTCACCAACAAGGTCACCGATCCCTACTCCACCGCCCTGACCACCGACTCCGCCCGCAGCCTCGTCGTCGACCTCACCGACCCGAAGCTGGCGCCGCGCGGCTGGTCCGCCCTGAAGAAGCCCGCGGCCGTCCCGCTGCGCGACGCGCAGATCCAGGAACTCCACATCCGCGACTTCTCGGTCACGGACCCCACCTCCCGACACCCCGGTGAGTACCTGGCGTTCACCGACACCCGCTCCGACGGGATGAAGCACCTCAAGGAGCTGGCGGACTCCGGTACCAGCCATGTGCACCTGCTGCCCGCCTTCGACATCGGGACGATCCCCGAGAAGAAGCCGGACCGGAAGAAGCCCGCCTGCGACCTGCCCGCCTACGCCCCCGACTCCCCGGAACAGCAGGCCTGCATCGCCGAATCCGCCGCCGAGGACGCCTACAACTGGGGCTACGACCCGCTGCACTACACCGTTCCCGAGGGCTCCTACGCCTCCGACCCGAACGGCACGAAGCGCACCGTCGAGTTCCGGCGGATGGTCCAGGGGCTCAACGGGGCCGGGCTGCGCACCGTGATGGACGTCGTCTACAACCACACCGTCGCCTCCGGACAGGACGACAAGTCCGTTCTCGACAGGATCGTGCCCGGCTACTACCAGCGGCTCCTGGAGGACGGCACCGTCGCCACCTCCACCTGCTGCGCCGACACGGCGACCGAGAACACCATGATGGGCAAGCTCGTCGTGGACTCGGTCGTCACCTGGGCCAAGGAGTACAAGGTCGACGGCTTCCGCTTCGATCTGATGGGACACCACCCCAAGGCCAACATCCTGGCCGTCCGCAAGGCGCTGGACGCGCTGACTCCCGCCAAGGACGGCGTGGACGGGAAGAAGATCGTCCTGTACGGCGAGGGCTGGAACTTCGGGGAGGTCGCCGACGACGCCCGCTTCGTCCAGGCCACCCAGGAGAACATGGCGGGAACCGGCATCGCGACCTTCTCCGACCGGGCCCGCGACGCTGTACGCGGCGGCGGCCCGTTCGACGAGGACCCCGGCGTCCAGGGCTTCGCCTCCGGCCTCCACACCGACCCCAACACCTCGCCCGCCAACGGCACGGCGGCCGAGCAGAAGACCCGGCTGCTCCACTACCAGGACCTCATCAAGGTCGGTCTCACCGGCAACCTCGCCGACTTCACCTTCACCGACACCCGGGGCCGCACGGTCAAGGGCTCGGCCGTCGACTACAACGGCGCCCCCGCCGGGTACGCGGCCGCCCCCGGCGACGCCCTCGCCTACGCCGACGCCCACGACAACGAAACCCTCTACGACGCCCTCGCCTTCAAGCTGCCCGCCGCGACCACGGCGGCCGACCGGGCCCGTATGCAGGTCCTGGCGATGGCGACCGCCACCCTCTCCCAGGGGCCCTCGCTCTCCCAGGCGGGCACCGACCTGCTGCGCTCCAAGTCGCTGGACCGCAACTCCTACGACAGCGGCGACTGGTTCAACGCCCTGCACTGGGACTGCCGCAAGGGCAACGGCTTCGGCCGCGGACTGCCGCCGGCCGCCGACAACCAGGACAAGTGGTCCTACGGCAAGCCGCTGCTGGCCTCCGACGCCCTGCGCCCCGGATGCGCCGAGATCACCGGCACGTCCGCCGCGTACCAGGACCTGCTGACCATCCGCACCACCGAGAAGGACTTCGGCCTCGCCACCGCGGCGCAGGTCCAGAAGGCCCTGTCCTTCCCGCTCTCGGGCACGAAGGAGACGCCCGGCGTGATCACCATGCGCCTGGGCAAGCTGGTCGTCGTCCTGAACGCCACCCCCGGGGTACAGAGCCAGCGCGTCCCGGAGCTGGCCGGCACCCGGTACGCGCTGCACCCCGTCCAGGCCTCCGGCGCGGACCGGACCGTCAAGAAGGCGGCGTACGACCGCGCCAAGGGCGGCTTCACCGTCCCGGGACGCACGGTCGCCGTGTTCACCCGGGGCTGA
- a CDS encoding carbohydrate-binding module family 20 domain-containing protein — protein sequence MARRPLSASLALVMGAAVLALPTGLGVAGTARAAAPGDKDVTAVMFEWKFDSIAKACTDSLGPAGYGYVQVSPPQEHIQGGQWWTSYQPVSYKIAGRLGDRTSFANMVNTCHGAGVKVVADAVINHMSAGSGTGTGGSSYTKYDYPGLYSVNDMNDCQSEINNYGDRANVQNCELVGLADLDTGEDYVRGKIAGYLDDLLSLGVDGFRIDAAKHMPAQDLANIKSRLSNPNAYWKQEAIYGAGEAVSPTEYLGTGDVQEFRYARSLKQTFLGENLANLKNFGEGWGFMESGKSAVFVDNHDTERNGETLNYKDGANYTLASVFMLAYPYGSPDVHSGYEWSDKDAGPPSGGQVNACYSDGWKCQHDWREISSMVGFRNAAHGQGVTDWWDNGGDQIAFGRGSKAYVAINHEGSSLTRTFQTSLPAGDYCDVQSGNGVTVDGSGQFTATLGADTAVALHADARTCAGGGDNGGGDNGGGDDGGGTGQSGASFGVNATTVMGQNVYVTGNQAALGDWNPGSALKLDPATYPVWKLDVSLPAGTAFEYKYVRKDESGNVTWESGANRTATVPSSGKVSLTADVWRG from the coding sequence ATGGCACGCAGACCGTTGTCTGCCTCGCTCGCCCTCGTCATGGGCGCCGCCGTCCTCGCACTGCCCACCGGTCTCGGTGTCGCGGGAACCGCCCGGGCCGCGGCGCCCGGCGACAAGGACGTCACCGCGGTGATGTTCGAGTGGAAATTCGACTCCATAGCCAAGGCCTGTACCGACAGCCTCGGCCCGGCCGGATACGGCTACGTCCAGGTCTCGCCGCCCCAGGAGCACATCCAGGGCGGGCAGTGGTGGACCTCCTACCAGCCCGTCAGCTACAAGATCGCCGGTCGGCTCGGTGACCGCACGTCCTTCGCGAACATGGTGAACACCTGTCACGGCGCGGGCGTCAAGGTCGTCGCCGACGCGGTCATCAACCACATGTCGGCCGGTTCGGGTACCGGTACGGGCGGGTCCTCGTACACCAAGTACGACTACCCGGGCCTCTACTCGGTCAACGACATGAACGACTGCCAGTCGGAGATCAACAACTACGGCGACCGCGCCAACGTCCAGAACTGCGAACTCGTGGGCCTGGCCGACCTGGACACCGGCGAGGACTACGTCCGCGGCAAGATCGCCGGATACCTCGACGACCTGCTGTCCCTCGGCGTGGACGGGTTCCGGATCGACGCCGCCAAGCACATGCCGGCCCAGGACCTCGCGAACATCAAGTCCCGGCTGAGCAACCCGAACGCGTACTGGAAGCAGGAGGCCATCTACGGCGCGGGCGAGGCGGTCTCGCCCACCGAGTACCTCGGCACCGGTGACGTCCAGGAGTTCCGCTACGCCCGCAGCCTCAAGCAGACCTTCCTCGGCGAGAACCTCGCCAACCTGAAGAACTTCGGCGAGGGCTGGGGCTTCATGGAGTCGGGCAAGTCGGCCGTCTTCGTCGACAACCACGACACCGAGCGCAACGGCGAGACGCTGAACTACAAGGACGGCGCGAACTACACGCTGGCGAGCGTCTTCATGCTGGCCTACCCCTACGGCTCCCCGGACGTCCACTCCGGCTACGAGTGGTCCGACAAGGACGCCGGTCCGCCGAGCGGCGGCCAGGTGAACGCCTGCTACAGCGACGGCTGGAAGTGCCAGCACGACTGGCGCGAGATCTCCTCCATGGTCGGCTTCCGCAACGCCGCCCACGGCCAGGGCGTCACGGACTGGTGGGACAACGGCGGCGACCAGATCGCCTTCGGACGCGGCTCCAAGGCGTACGTCGCCATCAACCACGAGGGCTCCTCGCTGACCCGTACGTTCCAGACGTCGCTGCCCGCCGGTGACTACTGCGACGTCCAGTCCGGCAACGGCGTCACCGTCGACGGCTCCGGCCAGTTCACCGCCACGCTGGGCGCCGACACCGCCGTCGCGCTGCACGCCGACGCCCGTACCTGCGCCGGCGGCGGCGACAACGGGGGAGGCGACAACGGCGGTGGCGACGACGGCGGCGGAACCGGGCAGTCCGGTGCGTCCTTCGGCGTCAACGCCACCACCGTCATGGGCCAGAACGTCTACGTCACCGGGAACCAGGCCGCGCTCGGCGACTGGAACCCGGGCAGCGCCCTGAAGCTCGACCCGGCGACGTACCCCGTCTGGAAGCTCGACGTCTCCCTGCCCGCCGGGACGGCGTTCGAGTACAAGTACGTCCGCAAGGACGAGAGCGGCAACGTGACCTGGGAGAGCGGTGCCAACCGCACCGCCACCGTGCCGTCCTCCGGCAAGGTCTCGCTGACCGCCGACGTCTGGCGCGGCTGA